In Deltaproteobacteria bacterium GWC2_55_46, a single window of DNA contains:
- a CDS encoding adenosine monophosphate-protein transferase, producing the protein MELKSIKVEIPEGANVIIGQTHFIKTVEDLYEIIRTTVPEARFGVALCEASGPCLIRVEGNDEAMKKSAADNAIAIGAGHLFVIILKGAFPINVLNPIKDCQEVCNIFCATANPLQVIVAKTDQGKGVVGVIDGFSPLMVESEKDREERKTFLRKIGYKL; encoded by the coding sequence ATGGAGCTTAAATCCATCAAGGTCGAAATACCGGAAGGGGCCAACGTCATCATCGGCCAGACCCATTTCATAAAGACCGTCGAGGACCTCTATGAGATCATAAGGACTACGGTGCCTGAGGCCAGATTCGGGGTCGCGCTCTGCGAAGCGTCTGGCCCGTGCCTTATACGGGTCGAGGGAAACGACGAGGCCATGAAAAAATCCGCCGCTGACAACGCCATCGCCATCGGCGCTGGCCACCTGTTCGTGATAATCCTCAAGGGAGCATTCCCCATAAACGTACTGAACCCGATCAAGGACTGCCAGGAGGTATGCAATATCTTCTGCGCCACCGCCAACCCGCTTCAGGTGATAGTCGCCAAGACAGACCAGGGCAAGGGTGTCGTGGGCGTAATAGACGGCTTTAGCCCTCTTATGGTGGAAAGTGAAAAGGACAGGGAAGAAAGGAAGACCTTTTTAAGGAAGATAGGGTACAAGCTTTAG
- a CDS encoding deoxyribose-phosphate aldolase, which translates to MTLAAIIDQTLLKPEATRSDIAKFIEKSAPYGFATLCLPPCHVKEAFRMLKGSQAKISTVTGFPLGFQSEGIKLLEAKKAVDDGAAEVDMVMNISLFRSGEYGAVADEISGVVHALPDTVVKVIIETGFLTDDEKIKALEASVSAGAQYVKTSTGFNPGKATVHDVLLLTKAAAGRIKIKASGGIRGLEDALRMIEAGAGRLGTSAGADIIEELTARAGM; encoded by the coding sequence ATAACGCTTGCCGCCATTATCGACCAGACCCTCCTCAAGCCTGAAGCGACGCGGAGCGATATCGCGAAGTTCATAGAGAAGTCCGCCCCGTACGGCTTCGCCACCCTTTGCCTGCCGCCATGCCACGTAAAAGAAGCCTTCCGGATGCTTAAAGGAAGCCAGGCAAAGATAAGCACCGTCACAGGCTTTCCGCTCGGCTTTCAATCTGAAGGGATAAAACTCCTGGAGGCAAAAAAGGCCGTGGACGACGGCGCCGCTGAAGTCGATATGGTCATGAACATCTCTCTTTTCAGGTCCGGTGAATATGGCGCTGTCGCGGACGAGATAAGCGGGGTGGTCCATGCCCTGCCCGATACGGTCGTAAAGGTCATCATAGAGACTGGTTTCCTTACGGATGATGAAAAGATAAAGGCTCTTGAGGCTTCTGTCAGCGCGGGGGCGCAGTATGTCAAGACCTCTACCGGCTTCAATCCGGGCAAGGCGACCGTCCATGACGTCTTGCTACTCACAAAGGCTGCTGCCGGCAGGATAAAAATCAAGGCATCGGGCGGAATAAGGGGCCTTGAAGACGCGCTCAGGATGATCGAGGCCGGGGCCGGAAGGCTTGGCACAAGCGCGGGGGCTGATATAATAGAAGAGTTGACGGCGCGCGCCGGTATGTGA